The genomic stretch CAAAGAAGGATGGCAATCAGGTCAGAGGAGGTGATACCGTCTTGTTCACAGTGTTTAACTGTTGTAAAAATCACTTAGTGTAAAGTTAGTTCTGACTATCTGTAGTGTAGGGCGCTGAATGATGGAGGGACGCTGTCAGTGTCTCTGCAGGACCACATCCGCTCCCCTGCATCGAGTTTAACACCTCTGACGAATGCACTGCTCTAAATGTTATGATTAAAAGAAAGGTCCAAGGGGCGCCATTGGCCTAGCGGTTCGTGAGCgcgccctatgtacagaggtAAAAGTCCACAAGAGCCGGCAGGCCCAGGATCAAATCCAACCCGTGGCTCCCTTCCTGATCTCTGACtcttatccactgtcctatctctctaataaaggcacacacaaaaaaaggaccaaaaagatatttaaaaaaaaaaaaaaaaggtccaacaCAGAGGAATCGTTCCTGCAAAATCTCAGTTACAAACAGCTCTTTTAGCTTTAATAGACTTTGCATGCAGCGTTGGCATTGAAGCATCCTGTTTGAGAGGAGGCgagacaaaataaacacatatgCACTGatagaaaattttaaaaaatatatatatatatatcaccacatatatgcagaaaaaaaatcaagataaaTCAGACAGGGGTGCCTGGTTTAATGTGTCTCTGAAATAGTGATAATCTACCTCAGCTGTGATTTTGACAGTAATGAACTCGTGTAACATTAATCTACCTAACTAGCTCTTCTACTAATTAGACAGAGCTTAATTTAGCCGTCAGCTATAACACAGCTATTGCTCTGCATCCACCGCCCAACATCTGACTAATTAAAGTCAGGACATCACCCTTCATTAAAATGATTCTCTGGATAAAGATGTCTGGTAGCTCGGTCCTGCCACAGACtggtctctcacacacaccagcCTGTCTGCAGAGGCTGCTTGTGTAATTCTTACCTCTTGAGCCAGCCGGCTAACGTCAATGAACAGAGGAGCACCACAGTGATGCTTCAACAAATCACAGTAAAACACCGCGACGAGCTCTGCAGGCGGAGCGGCTCTGATGGCATCTCCCTCCGTGTGTGAACGACGTCGAGCCCGCGGTGTGTCGAGCCGtgagcaccccccccccccccccggagaGAGCACGGACGGAGCTGCTGTCGGCGGAGGCTAAAAATGCTCCTGTGGGATGAAAGGCTGTTGTCCTGTGACTGTGAAGgaggagacagcaggaggagacagagagggggagagacagccGCTGGCTAGGATCCACTACAACTGGCTAGCTACTTCCGGGTCAAcgctttcaaagtaaaagtgtCGTCACTCCTCCACAAGCTGGtgaatggtgaatggacttgagcttgtacatttcttttctagtcttctgactactcaaagcgcttatTTTACACCGCACGTCACACCTACGCATTCACACCGCattggtagaggctgctgtgtaaatagtccatcagaagtaactaatcccattcatattcattcatacaccgccgacgaagcagcgggagcaatttggggtgaAGTGCCAAttgacacatcggacatgttgctgcaggagctgggaatcgaaccctcaaccttcctgttgagagacgactctaccaaatgagccacagccgcaaCTCTTGTGATCATTCAACGTCGTACACAGAATCTATCCTGTGAGAGACGTGTGGGAGAGATTTAAACTCAAGTTAGATcattgctttgtttttaaagataaagatcagataagatatactttattcatcccagcagggaaatgtaggtgttccagcagccagcatacatacaaacacacaacacaacacatatatacatacatatcccacccatacaaaaaacatgagcctggatatagccaggataaaaaaaaaaaactctgtagGAATTGCTCCAAAATATGATTCTCTTACGGAGCCCCTGATGATTTAAAAACGTTATCGTTTTTGCACAAGTTAATGATCTTTATAGATATTATTTTAATtctttgggacttcaggggctcggTATTGTCTTGTGCTAcacatttttatcttatttgtgcacacaatataataatacaaaGTTCCACAAGTAAGATGATCATTTGTCCCCACAAGATAATTATTTAAGATTATTTTCTTATGGAGACAAATTGATTCTAACAATCAGTCATTCATGCCACCAGCGTCCTGTGGAGTCCACCTTTTTGAGGACACCTTCAGCCTTCTTTCACATCAGGATGTTAAATCTGGACCCgataaaaatacagaaatcatGCATGCAAGATGAAAAACACCACCTCAACCCATCTGATAACACAGTTCATTACAGCAACATCCATCTGCggtcagtggcgattctagactCTGTTAGGGCcccaggaaaacattttttgtgggGCCCTttaaccagcgttcatcaccactTTGTCTGCCAGAGTCCAGACGCTtactcctccttttctctcttacAGACGGATAATCCTCCTTCAATTTTCTttattgactttcattgacaaactttggtttttaacagcaataatgcatgcaacattaagcagggcaacgagagtgagtgctgtcagatttGACctccttagggaggtttccttgcaaaatttgcacattgtgggacactgctttggtttaaaggggacatattatgacacttgtacagtgtttttgaacttaTATTTGGTAACCTGAGtttctactgacccacaaaatgtgaaataaacccatccagtcctttgtttgtggtctgcataagtcttacaacacagagaaaaatgctctgtttcaaatgtgctctccttgtgatgtcacagtgggattctggttaaaaaaaaaatcccctcccctcccctgatatctccacccatggactccacccccagcctagaacaaaacttttgtgcaggtttctcactggtgaagaagtgatgtctacctggaaaactcagggggggctcattgcatttaaagagacacacacaccaaaatggagtgttctgagagagctggtttatacagggtcacaaacctcctctggtgcttgattcatgttacagtttgaccaaagcacagcacagatgtttcatttagaccacaggggactgtttgagaaggtggaaaagggggataatatgtcctctttaatgtttgtcagccctcaggagCCCCCTTCTGGTCTGGGACCCCAAGCTGTTGCCTTGTCTGATGATAAGCAGCGCCTCGGTCTGCGGTTGAAGTGACCACCACTCGTAAAGATGATTCATGaataatgttttattgaatTACAAAACAGAGGAAAGCCACATGGAACAATTCTCTGATACAAATACAACTGAGCAGTTattcaagagagagaggaagaatgcACTTACACGGTAAAATggtgtttttaaagtgaaacaatATCGCTTAGAGAGCCACAACTCATCACCATATCACGAGGATGAAAACCGGTTGATGGCCGACATTTGGACCTTTATCATGAAAAGTCTAAATGTCAGCTGTAgaagacactttttaaaaacaataaattatgaagaaagggttaaaaatgaaatcaaagcagCAGTTAAGGCAGAGAGGAGGGGCTCAGCAGCTGTTGTTTCACAGGAGCAAATTATTCCAACAGTTGATTTCCTTTATTTGAAATGATCTTATCTGAGAGGAGGAAACTTTCACTGCTACCGTGACACTTGGAAGAAAAATATACATCACTTCATCTGCTCGTGTATTATTGCcaattcatgttttcaatcaCCTCTGGGATTAAACGATCATTTCATTTCTGATCAAATACGAAGACATCTCATTTTCAGAGcggggggaggaagaggagaagtgTTTTCATCATGACAGATCAAACGTGGCAGAGGAATCCGTGTGTCACCTGAAGGGGACGTCACTCCCATGactttattaaaacatgttgCATATAAATAAGCTTGAGGTCTCCAGACGCCGGAGACGAACGAGAACCGCCTCAAGGTCATTAGAGGAAGTACGGCGTGGTCGTTCTGGGAGGTATGACGCGCTCAGAGTCGGGGACGGCGCGGAACAGCTTTGGCTCTCGTCTGTTGACGTCCTTGAAGACCATGATGGAGGCGATGTTGCCGCAGCGGTAGCAGTAGTTTGGCGCCGACCACACGGTCACCAGCTTCTCGTCGAACATGAACTTGTAGCCTTCATGGACGAGCTGGTGAGCGCGGCAGATGAGCTTCAGGTTGTTGATGTggacaaactgaaacaaaaaaaagccatgtTACTGTCGTCCAACTGATGCTTTAGGATCTAAGTTTCAGTCAATTATTCTACAAACCTCGTTAGTAACCTTGGAGCCAAACAGCCAGCCCGCCCCTCTGGGACTGATGGCCCAGGTGTCCACATCCTCAGGGTCGGACCACACCAGATCACAGAAGGCCCCCTTGTGGGGAATCTCCTGATTGCGCTCGATTGTGCGGATCTGATCCAAAGTCTTGATGTCGGGTGAAAGTCCACCATGAACACACAGCACCTGCTCATCAATCAGCTGAGACaagaaatttaaatttaaatgttagagaaagacaaaatattCAAAGATCTGATTACAGTCCAAAAAATAATCAgcttaattcaattcaaaatcCCTTAAAGGGGGGCGCTgatggcgcagtggttggtgcgcgtgCCCTATGTaacctccaagcgggcggcccaggttcaaatcccacctgtggcttctttcccgcatgtcattccccactctctctctctccctgatttccgactctatccactgtcctatctctacattaaaagcccaaaaataaatcaaaaaaaattccttaaaggcacagtatgtaaatgccaccagcagggggctctcgatcaaaacaataacaaaataattaatttagatatttcatGTCAACATTCTAAATATTACacctttaaaggcagggttggtaatttcggaaaactagcatgattttgaaagtagcagtagtagtaagtttttacaggcttacaactgatgatggattttctttgttccttttttagagaacatgagttattaatttctgtcaggacctaaagactatttcaaccaaaatcttaaaaactggatctggaggaaattagcAACCCtacctttaaattattttttaaagtgacaatGAGAATTTTTAGCCACTAGGGGTCAGAGGAACTCTAAAGCAAATTAACCGCTACACTCCTCACATACAGTATTGTTTTATCTACAGCTGATATGTCAAAAAACATTCTTCATATTTCTGAAGGAGAGGTGTTGAACACTGTTGATCAGAGATGACCTCATAAGTTACACCACACACGTTATCATGTCAGTCGTGAAAAAGAACCATGAATGAACTTACAGCGGCCACCGTCAGCATGTCGAACACCTTAGTGCAGTACCGCCAGGCGTTTGCGTTTCCATATTTTGTTTGGCACTCATCTGGAAACAAtcagaacacacagagtgatcaGGTTTTACAAACGCACGAAGAAGAAACGTTTTCATCCATTTAGCGTCACGGTGAACAACCTGTACGTACCATAAAAGCCGTACACTTGAGTTATTTGTCTGCTCTCGTGGTTTCCACGTAGAAGTGTGATACGGTCGGGCCACTTTGCTTTTAGAGCGAGCAGGTGTGTAAAAGTCTCCAAGCTATAATATCCTCTGTCCACAAAGTCGCCCTAGAGGAGGGAAGGTGCAAACCAAAACGTTTCATTCATGATGAAAATACAACGCaggtgttgttgatgtttgggCATGTGCAGAATAAAGCTCGGCTGATGTCACAAAGCAAAGCTGGCATTATTCATCGATCTCTGCAGAGAAAGAGCTCaacataaacaaagacagaTGACTTACCATGAAAATGTAGTTTGTGTCTGGGACCTGGCCTCCAGTTCTGAAGAGCTCGCAAAGATCATAAAACTAGACAAAAACAGGCGAGTCATGTTTTCAGTATTCAAAcgtttttcaaatgaaaacatgcaaaacTTATTTTGAGTTCTGAATGTACAGGTAGAAGTGTTAAAGCGtgttaggccccgtgtccagcTAGCGGTTTttctgggcagaaaagcgctgactGTGCACTCTGGAGTGTTTGCGTGAAGCGTTTGTGCAGTGAGATTAAAaacgctgcacgtccgtcctgtcacTATGACAACAGTGTGTTGataacggccgctgtatgaccgacactgcgccgttactttttactgcatgttttatatttgagagcGTAAACTTAATCTGAGGACTCTAACAGATTACTTTGGAACGTGTTACCCCCCCCCAAACACTGCTTGCTGGTGATACATCTGCTAAGGTGTGCTGAAAGTAGGATGGAG from Labrus bergylta chromosome 17, fLabBer1.1, whole genome shotgun sequence encodes the following:
- the ppp6c gene encoding serine/threonine-protein phosphatase 6 catalytic subunit, which produces MAPLDLDKYVDIARHCKYLPENDLKRLCDYVCDLLLEESNVQPVTTPVTVCGDIHGQFYDLCELFRTGGQVPDTNYIFMGDFVDRGYYSLETFTHLLALKAKWPDRITLLRGNHESRQITQVYGFYDECQTKYGNANAWRYCTKVFDMLTVAALIDEQVLCVHGGLSPDIKTLDQIRTIERNQEIPHKGAFCDLVWSDPEDVDTWAISPRGAGWLFGSKVTNEFVHINNLKLICRAHQLVHEGYKFMFDEKLVTVWSAPNYCYRCGNIASIMVFKDVNRREPKLFRAVPDSERVIPPRTTTPYFL